Proteins from a genomic interval of Rosa chinensis cultivar Old Blush chromosome 2, RchiOBHm-V2, whole genome shotgun sequence:
- the LOC112188568 gene encoding kinesin-like protein KIN-7E has translation MVAIGEEEPMQEPGHGERILVSVRLRPLNEKETARNDVSDWECINDNTIIYRNNLSISERSMYPTAYTFDRVFSTDCSTRRVYEEGAKKVALSVASGINSSIFAYGQTSSGKTYTMSGITEYAVADLYDYIDKHEEREFVLKFSALEIYNESVRDLLSADTTPLRLLDDPERGTIVEKLTEETLRDWNHFRELLSVCEAQRQIGETSLNEASSRSHQILRLVIESSAREFLGYDKSSSLTAMVNFVDLAGSERASQTLSAGTRLKEGCHINRSLLTLGTVIRKLSKGRNGHIPYRDSKLTRILQSSLGGNARTAIICTLSPAHSHVEQSRNTLLFASCAKEVTTNAQVNVVMSDKTLVKHLQKQLAKLENELKSSGSKIVPADSYTLLREKDLQIEKLKKEVSELTLQRDLAQSQVKDLVRVLEDDKPSPADLDRYYPKLRVRNSWENIEIQPSAIPVLAGSHHRRGSVRSFSTSQYSDVDSRTSSDDTLLQLPDFDDNFLIPHTFSSSQLPVRFPNSIDANLHQEENKEQSDVNSEDVCKEVRCIEMEESSTNRYVASNISDSSRSRYQNSNLSSPAANTPTSGLTVVENGDGTNKELQSPLLNHKGFVIQSPEKTSQWLREKQMSTPLIYKLRRSRSCKASLVTTFSSCWLEMVEKNENTPLIEFEKSYNESTPPTEFEKNFVGRPKGLQKKLPSFKYDDSQFSARTAAASDECKLQNTESGTNDESIETSSLVEETNEVTTTNEKATESSSLVEGTKEMVDTQCITQLADSMVPETDTKPIPETGLRPNPSTRDVKDVGLDPMPMDEESDSMWPSEFKRLQREIVELWHACNVSLVHRTYFFLLFKGDPSDSIYMEVELRRLSFLKGTFLKGDQALEDGLTPASSLRALCSERHMLSKQMSKRLSKDERDNLYLKWGIGLNSKNRRLQLANRLWSDTNNMDHIADSANVVAKLVGSVEPEQAFKEMFGLRFTPRDTITRRRSYRWTESLKHLV, from the exons ATGGTGGCCATTGGTGAGGAGGAGCCAATGCAGGAGCCAGGCCACGGGGAGAGGATACTCGTTTCTGTTCGGCTGCGTCCTTTGAACGAGAAGGAGACTGCCAGGAATGATGTGTCGGATTGGGAATGTATTAATGACAACACTATCATATACAGGAACAACCTTTCCATTTCTGAGCGCTCCATGTACCCAACTGCCTACACATTCG ACAGAGTATTTAGTACGGATTGCTCCACAAGGCGGGTGTATGAAGAAGGAGCCAAGAAAGTTGCTCTTTCAGTTGCCAGTGGTATAAACT CAAGTATTTTTGCATATGGACAAACAAGCAGTGGAAAGACATACACCATGAGTGGAATTACTGAGTACGCTGTTGCAGATTTATATGACTATATAGATAAG CACGAGGAGAGAGAATTTGTTTTAAAATTCTCTGCTTTGGAGATCTACAACGAATCTGTTAGGGACCTTCTTAGTGCAGATACCACTCCCCTTAGGCTTCTGGATGATCCTGAG AGAGGTACAATTGTTGAAAAACTTACAGAGGAAACTCTAAGGGACTGGAATCATTTCAGAGAACTTCTATCTGTCTGCGAAG CTCAAAGACAGATAGGAGAAACATCTTTAAATGAAGCAAGCTCCAGGTCTCATCAGATTCTCAGATTG GTAATAGAAAGTTCAGCACGTGAGTTTCTTGGCTATGACAAGTCAAGCTCCCTTACTGCTATGGTG AACTTTGTTGATCTTGCTGGAAGTGAGCGTGCATCCCAGACATTATCAGCTGGCACAAGGTTGAAAGAGGGTTGCCACATAAATCGCAGTTTACTAACTCTGGGCACTGTTATCCGTAAGCTGAG CAAGGGAAGAAATGGGCATATTCCTTACAGAGATTCAAAGCTAACCCGAATACTACAGTCCTCCTTAGGAGGAAATGCTAGAACTGCCATCATCTGTACTTTGAGTCCTGCACATAGCCATGTTGAGCAATCAAGAAACACCCTTTTGTTTGCAAGTTGTGCTAAAGAAGTGACAACAAATGCACAGGTTAATGTAGTCATGTCAGATAAAACATTGGTGAAGCATTTGCAAAAGCAATTGGCTAAATTAGAGAATGAGTTGAAATCTTCGGGATCAAAAATTGTTCCAGCTGATTCTTATACTCTACTGAGAGAAAAAGACCTTCAAATTGAAAAG CTTAAGAAAGAGGTGTCAGAGCTGACTCTGCAACGAGACCTTGCTCAATCTCAGGTTAAGGATCTGGTACGAGTGCTTGAAGATGATAAACCATCACCA GCAGATTTGGATCGTTATTACCCCAAATTGCGAGTGCGAAATTCATGGGAGAACATTGAAATTCAACCATCAGCAATACCTGTTCTGGCTGGTTCTCACCACCGCCGAGGCAGCGTTAGATCTTTTTCCACATCTCAGTATTCAGATGTAGACAGTAGGACTAGTTCTGATGATACTTTACTCCAACTTCCGGACTTTGATGACAATTTCCTGATCCCACACACGTTCTCCTCCAGCCAGTTGCCAGTTAGATTTCCTAATTCCATTGATGCCAATCTGCATCAGGAGGAGAACAAAGAACAGTCTGATGTAAATTCAGAAGATGTTTGCAAAGAAGTTCGGTGCATTGAAATGGAAGAGTCAAGCACAAACAGATATGTAGCATCAAATATATCAGATTCAAGCAGAAGCAGATACCAAAACTCAAATCTGTCATCTCCTGCAGCAAACACACCTACCTCAGGATTGACAGTGGTTGAGAATGGAGATGGCACCAATAAAGAATTGCAGTCGCCCCTATTGAACCATAAAGGTTTTGTCATTCAATCTCCTGAAAAGACATCTCAATGGCTCCGAGAGAAACAGATGTCTACCCCCTTGATCTACAAGTTAAGGCGGAGTAGAAGTTGTAAAGCAAGTCTTGTGACTACGTTCTCTTCATGTTGGCTTGAGATGGTAGAGAAGAATGAGAACACGCCTTTGATTGAGTTTGAGAAAAGTTATAATGAGAGCACACCTCCAACCGAGTTTGAGAAAAATTTTGTAGGAAGGCCCAAGGGTCTGCAAAAGAAACTTCCTTCATTCAAGTATGATGATTCTCAGTTTTCTGCAAGAACTGCAGCAGCTTCTGATGAGTGTAAACTACAGAATACCGAATCCGGAACTAATGACGAGAGTATTGAAACAAGTTCTTTAgttgaagaaacaaatgaagTGACTACAACTAATGAAAAGGCTACTGAAAGCAGTTCTCTAGTTGAAGGAACAAAGGAAATGGTGGACACCCAGTGCATTACTCAACTTGCTGATTCTATG GTACCGGAGACAGATACAAAGCCTATACCAGAGACAGGTTTAAGGCCCAATCCATCTACAAGGGATGTGAAAGATGTTGGCTTGGACCCAATGCCTATGGATGAGGAAAGCGATTCAATGTGGCCATCAGAATTCAAGAGGCTGCAAAGAGAGATTGTTGAACTTTGGCATGCTTGCAATGTGTCATTGGTTCACAGGACTTACTTCTTCCTGCTATTTAAAGGTGATCCAAGTGATTCTATATACATGGAGGTTGAGCTCAGGAGATTGTCCTTCCTCAAAGGCACATTTCTTAAGGGagatcaagctttggaagatgGTCTAACACCCGCTTCAAG CCTGAGGGCTTTATGCAGTGAGAGACACATGCTGAGCAAGCAAATGAGCAAGAGGCTCTCCAAAGATGAAAGAGATAACCTCTACCTGAAGTGGGGTATTGGGCTAAACTCAAAGAATAGGAGGTTGCAATTGGCGAACCGCCTGTGGAGTGACACAAACAACATGGATCACATCGCAGATAGTGCCAATGTTGTTGCGAAGCTGGTTGGTTCAGTAGAGCCAGAGCAGGCTTTCAAGGAGATGTTTGGACTCAGATTTACACCTCGAGACACAATTACGAGGCGGAGATCTTACCGATGGACAGAAAGTTTGAAGCATCTTGTTTAA